A stretch of the Streptomyces sp. NBC_01428 genome encodes the following:
- a CDS encoding ABC transporter substrate-binding protein, with protein sequence MTNVTIARSTRTSATYAATLLVVAAAALTGCGSSDDSGTSDPLKGDAAKGGTVVVGSNNFPESILLADIYGEALKSKGIKVSYKLNIGSRETTYGLIKNGTITVLPEYNGALLAYLDAKATPKTVEETSTAITAKLDSKLSLLTPSKAEDKDAIAVNEATAKKYSLTDKSTISDLADSAKDLVIGGSPEFQTRQQGLKGLKSVYGLDFKNFKALDAGGPLTVAALKGNNIQAADIFSTDPGISKNKFVVLQDPKSLFGFENVTPLTYKKGLPKAGIAVLNDVSAKLDTETLVSLNGQVQNDSKDPLDVAKSWLSSAGLS encoded by the coding sequence ATGACCAACGTGACCATCGCCAGAAGCACCCGAACGTCCGCAACGTACGCTGCCACCCTGCTGGTTGTGGCCGCGGCCGCACTGACGGGCTGCGGTTCCTCCGACGACTCCGGCACGTCCGACCCGCTGAAGGGTGACGCCGCCAAGGGCGGTACGGTCGTTGTCGGCTCCAACAACTTCCCCGAGAGCATCCTGCTCGCCGACATCTACGGCGAGGCTCTCAAGTCCAAGGGGATCAAGGTCAGTTACAAGCTGAACATCGGCAGCCGCGAGACCACGTACGGCCTGATCAAGAACGGCACGATCACCGTGCTGCCGGAGTACAACGGCGCGCTGCTCGCCTACCTCGACGCGAAGGCCACCCCGAAGACCGTCGAGGAGACCAGCACGGCCATCACGGCCAAGCTCGACTCCAAGCTGAGCCTGCTGACGCCGTCCAAGGCCGAGGACAAGGACGCGATAGCGGTCAACGAGGCCACGGCGAAGAAGTACAGCCTGACGGACAAGTCGACCATCTCCGACCTCGCCGACTCGGCGAAGGACCTGGTGATCGGCGGCTCGCCGGAGTTCCAGACCCGTCAGCAGGGTCTGAAGGGACTGAAGTCCGTATACGGTCTCGATTTCAAGAACTTCAAGGCGCTGGACGCCGGCGGCCCCCTCACCGTGGCGGCCCTCAAGGGGAACAACATCCAGGCCGCGGACATCTTCTCCACGGACCCCGGAATCAGCAAGAACAAGTTCGTCGTGCTCCAGGACCCGAAGAGTCTTTTCGGTTTCGAGAACGTGACGCCGCTGACGTACAAGAAGGGCCTCCCGAAGGCGGGAATTGCCGTTCTCAACGACGTCTCGGCGAAGCTCGACACGGAAACCCTGGTGTCGCTCAACGGCCAGGTGCAGAACGACAGCAAGGACCCGCTGGACGTGGCGAAGTCCTGGCTGTCCTCGGCCGGACTCAGCTGA
- a CDS encoding aromatic amino acid ammonia-lyase produces MLKRTADAAEAATALADAGGGEAPPAPEGAPPVLLGDTGPGAGVTGAPGPARSARPPGADLDGRGLDATTVASVADGAPPPPPHPAALEAMEHTRRAALRLAAEGARVYGRSTGVGAHRGLAVEESDGAGHDLRLLLSHAGGVGEPLPAREVRAMMLVRANQLLAGGSGLRPEIAVAVTAALRARVHPRVPEYGAVGTGDLTALAELGLALFGYGTWIPDRADAGHRLPASLPVHRGDALALLSSSALTLGQSALACHDLGVLLSAAHVVAALSLLAVDASMEPYAPGVHAAHPHPAVQGAAARVRDLLGTDAVPLAVPPESPVGTSRVQDPYGFRCFPQAHGPATEAWESLERVLSIDLNSATENPLIGWDATTRAPVALHHGGFFTAPLTLALDQLGLAVLGTARLSAARLSGLGRPELTGLRSYLADTSSAGSGMMILEYSAASALAEIQLCATPAALGHVVLSQGMEEAATFATQAARTSLRLARAYRLVLGCELVAAVRALRLRGRVPRPETPAGRAYARAAAELDPEMRDRPLTDDVTTAAALLDEFAALPAAR; encoded by the coding sequence ATGCTCAAGCGCACGGCCGACGCGGCCGAGGCAGCAACGGCCCTCGCGGACGCGGGCGGTGGGGAAGCGCCCCCCGCCCCCGAGGGCGCCCCGCCGGTCCTGCTCGGGGACACCGGCCCGGGTGCCGGCGTGACGGGCGCTCCCGGCCCGGCCCGCAGCGCCCGGCCGCCCGGGGCTGACCTGGACGGCCGGGGGCTCGACGCGACGACGGTGGCCTCGGTCGCCGACGGGGCCCCGCCTCCGCCGCCGCATCCCGCGGCCCTGGAGGCGATGGAGCACACCCGCCGCGCCGCCCTGCGGTTGGCGGCCGAGGGCGCCCGCGTCTACGGGCGCAGCACCGGCGTCGGTGCGCACCGGGGCCTCGCCGTCGAGGAGTCCGACGGCGCCGGTCACGACCTGCGGCTGCTGCTGAGTCACGCTGGAGGCGTGGGCGAACCGCTTCCCGCCCGTGAGGTCCGCGCCATGATGCTGGTGCGCGCCAACCAGTTGCTCGCCGGCGGATCGGGGCTCCGTCCCGAGATCGCGGTGGCCGTCACGGCCGCGCTCCGGGCGCGGGTCCACCCCCGGGTGCCGGAGTACGGGGCGGTGGGCACCGGGGATCTGACCGCCCTGGCCGAGCTGGGGCTGGCCCTGTTCGGGTATGGCACCTGGATCCCCGACCGGGCGGATGCCGGGCACCGGCTCCCGGCGAGTCTGCCGGTCCACCGGGGCGACGCGCTGGCCCTGCTCAGCAGCAGCGCCCTCACCCTCGGCCAGTCCGCGCTCGCCTGTCACGACCTGGGCGTCCTGCTGAGCGCCGCGCACGTGGTGGCCGCGCTCTCGCTGCTCGCGGTGGACGCGTCCATGGAGCCGTACGCGCCCGGGGTCCACGCCGCCCATCCGCATCCGGCGGTCCAGGGCGCCGCGGCCCGGGTCCGGGACCTGCTCGGCACCGACGCGGTCCCGCTCGCGGTGCCACCGGAGTCTCCGGTCGGCACGTCCCGGGTGCAGGACCCCTACGGTTTCCGCTGCTTCCCGCAGGCTCACGGTCCGGCGACCGAGGCGTGGGAGTCCCTGGAGCGGGTGCTGTCGATCGACCTCAACTCCGCCACCGAGAACCCGCTGATCGGCTGGGACGCGACCACGCGGGCGCCGGTCGCCCTGCATCACGGCGGCTTCTTCACCGCGCCGCTCACGCTCGCGCTCGACCAGCTGGGCCTCGCCGTACTCGGCACGGCCCGCCTCTCCGCGGCCCGGCTGTCCGGTCTCGGGCGACCCGAACTGACGGGCCTGCGCTCGTACTTGGCCGACACATCCTCGGCGGGGTCGGGCATGATGATCCTGGAGTACAGCGCCGCGTCCGCCCTCGCCGAGATCCAGCTCTGCGCCACTCCGGCCGCGCTCGGGCACGTGGTGCTGTCCCAGGGGATGGAGGAGGCGGCGACCTTCGCCACCCAGGCCGCCCGCACGTCGCTGCGGCTGGCCCGGGCGTACCGGCTGGTCCTGGGCTGTGAACTCGTCGCCGCCGTAAGGGCGTTGCGGCTACGGGGCAGGGTGCCGCGTCCGGAGACGCCGGCGGGCCGGGCCTACGCCCGCGCGGCCGCCGAGCTGGACCCCGAGATGCGGGACCGTCCCCTCACGGACGACGTGACCACCGCGGCGGCCCTGCTCGACGAGTTCGCCGCACTCCCCGCCGCCCGCTGA
- a CDS encoding MFS transporter — MPRTSPRLTFAVLATGAGVFSMLQSLIAPALPTVQHALHTSQSTATWVMTAYLLSASIFTPILGRVGDLIGKKRTMVAVLVAVLAGCLLAALAPTIGVLIVARVVQGIGGALFPLSFGIIRDEFDASRVSGSISNLSAVIAAGGGVGMVAAGPIVSALDYRWLFWIPVGIVAVTALIALRYVPESPRRAAGRVNWLGAVLLSGWLVALLLPLSQAGQWGWGSGRVIGLFAAAVLLFAVWLASEARSAGPLIDLRIMRLPAVWTTNTAALLFGAGMYAIWSFLPGFVQTPESAGYGFGASVTAAGLLMLPMLLAMFCSGVLSGRLEPVLGAKKLLVAGATLGAVACAILALWHDRQWQVALAAGVFGLGIGLAFASMANLIVGSVPAEQTGAATGMNANIRTIGGSIGAAVTSVLVTGHVQSSGLPYESGYTHGFTLLALLCLAAALAALLVPARRTARVPGPRASGDTRRADAGSAAPAQERTRTEVVAPAERS; from the coding sequence ATGCCCCGCACGTCCCCCCGCCTCACCTTCGCGGTCCTCGCGACCGGTGCCGGCGTGTTCTCCATGCTGCAGTCGCTGATCGCGCCGGCCCTGCCGACCGTTCAGCACGCGCTGCACACCTCGCAGTCCACCGCGACCTGGGTGATGACCGCGTACCTGCTGTCCGCCTCGATCTTCACGCCGATCCTCGGACGGGTCGGCGACCTCATCGGCAAGAAGCGCACCATGGTCGCCGTCCTGGTCGCTGTCCTGGCCGGCTGTCTGCTCGCCGCGCTCGCGCCGACCATCGGCGTCCTCATCGTCGCCCGCGTGGTGCAGGGCATCGGCGGCGCGCTCTTCCCGCTGTCCTTCGGCATCATTCGTGACGAGTTCGACGCCTCCCGGGTCAGTGGCAGCATCAGCAACCTCTCCGCCGTGATCGCCGCGGGCGGAGGGGTCGGCATGGTGGCGGCCGGCCCGATCGTGAGCGCGCTCGACTACCGCTGGCTGTTCTGGATCCCCGTCGGCATCGTCGCGGTGACCGCGCTGATCGCCCTGCGCTACGTCCCCGAGTCGCCCCGCCGGGCCGCCGGGCGCGTCAACTGGCTCGGCGCCGTCCTGCTGTCGGGCTGGCTGGTCGCGCTGCTGCTTCCCCTCAGCCAGGCCGGGCAGTGGGGCTGGGGATCGGGCCGGGTGATCGGTCTGTTCGCCGCCGCCGTCCTGCTGTTCGCCGTCTGGCTGGCCTCCGAGGCCCGGTCCGCCGGCCCGCTGATCGACCTGCGCATCATGCGACTGCCCGCGGTGTGGACCACCAACACGGCCGCGCTGCTGTTCGGCGCGGGCATGTACGCGATCTGGTCCTTCCTCCCCGGCTTCGTCCAGACCCCGGAGTCCGCGGGCTACGGCTTCGGCGCGAGCGTGACCGCGGCCGGACTGCTCATGCTGCCGATGCTGCTGGCGATGTTCTGCTCCGGCGTGCTCAGCGGCCGCCTCGAACCCGTCCTCGGCGCGAAGAAGCTGCTGGTCGCCGGTGCCACGCTCGGCGCGGTCGCGTGCGCGATCCTCGCCCTGTGGCACGACCGGCAGTGGCAGGTCGCCCTGGCGGCAGGCGTGTTCGGCCTCGGCATCGGGCTCGCCTTCGCCTCGATGGCCAACCTCATCGTCGGCAGCGTCCCGGCCGAACAGACCGGCGCCGCGACCGGGATGAACGCCAACATCCGCACCATCGGCGGTTCCATCGGCGCCGCCGTGACGAGCGTCCTGGTGACGGGGCATGTCCAGTCCTCGGGCCTGCCGTACGAGTCCGGATACACCCACGGCTTCACGCTGCTCGCCCTCCTCTGCCTGGCCGCCGCACTGGCCGCGCTCCTCGTCCCGGCCCGGCGCACGGCCCGCGTCCCGGGCCCGCGCGCCTCGGGGGACACCCGGCGTGCCGACGCCGGTTCGGCCGCCCCGGCACAGGAGCGGACGCGGACGGAGGTCGTCGCTCCGGCCGAGCGGAGCTGA
- a CDS encoding TetR/AcrR family transcriptional regulator: MTAEPYPVSEIVASRRPHRKDAARNYDALLAAAREAFAEKGAEASLEDVARRAGVGIGTLYRNFPTRRHLFESVYAGEVDDLCRVAEEVSGLEPWDALTSWLRRFVDYTVTKRAIREALNDESEIFLACRDSMYAAGGPLFRRAQQAGEARTDMDFDDLLRMVAGITATNFLDDAQRDRVLSVALDGVRAPA, translated from the coding sequence GTGACGGCAGAGCCGTACCCCGTCAGCGAGATCGTCGCGTCCCGCCGTCCGCACCGGAAGGACGCCGCCCGCAACTACGACGCGCTGCTGGCCGCGGCCCGTGAGGCGTTCGCGGAGAAGGGCGCGGAGGCGTCCCTGGAGGACGTGGCCCGCCGCGCGGGCGTCGGCATCGGCACGCTGTACCGGAACTTCCCGACCCGGCGCCACCTCTTCGAGAGCGTCTACGCGGGCGAGGTCGACGACCTGTGCCGGGTCGCCGAGGAGGTGTCCGGCCTGGAGCCATGGGACGCGCTGACGTCCTGGCTGCGGCGCTTCGTGGACTACACGGTCACCAAGCGGGCCATCCGGGAGGCCCTGAACGACGAGTCCGAGATCTTCCTGGCCTGCCGGGACTCGATGTACGCGGCGGGCGGCCCCCTCTTCCGGCGGGCCCAGCAGGCCGGCGAGGCCCGGACCGACATGGACTTCGACGACCTGCTGCGCATGGTCGCCGGCATCACCGCGACGAACTTCCTGGACGACGCCCAGCGCGACCGCGTCCTGTCGGTGGCCCTGGACGGGGTACGGGCACCGGCCTGA
- a CDS encoding amidase: MAHTTAPDELWQRTATDLAARIRVREISAVEVMRSCLGRIEETNGALNALVDVRPDEALAAARAADRAVAAGADLGPLHGVPVSIKINTDQRGHATSNGVRALAHRPAEGDAACVTALRASGALPLGRSNSPAFSFRWFSTNDLHGRTLNPWDHGRTPGGSSGGAASGLAAGMTPLAQGNDIGGSIRFPAACCGVVGLRPTVGLVSDWAPPAYAETPDGLVELDFPPTVHACAVQGPLARTVADVRLALDAMSTPDLRHVHGLPVLPRRPSAAGGPMKVSVVREIGTVKNHPAVDRAVREAATRLAAAGYEVEELDDMPLLAEASRLWSLLITEDIRLIRPVVAQLGDASIRTALDNHFAAAADLWGERPELATYINGWARRATLITRLQEMLGSDRLLLTPVCAEPPFEQDADIATPGRARELFTAMWPMTAVPVLGFPAVTVPVNVSEGLPFSAQIIGGRFEEHRVLDAAEVVEARPTGLTLWS; this comes from the coding sequence ATGGCCCACACCACCGCGCCGGACGAACTGTGGCAGCGCACCGCCACCGACCTGGCCGCCCGTATCCGTGTCCGCGAGATCTCCGCCGTCGAGGTGATGCGGTCCTGTCTCGGCCGCATCGAGGAGACCAACGGCGCGCTGAACGCGCTGGTCGACGTCCGTCCCGACGAGGCGCTCGCCGCGGCGCGGGCCGCCGACCGTGCCGTCGCGGCCGGCGCCGATCTCGGTCCCCTGCACGGTGTCCCCGTCTCCATCAAGATCAACACCGATCAGCGGGGCCACGCCACGAGCAACGGCGTCCGTGCCCTCGCGCACCGCCCCGCCGAGGGCGACGCGGCCTGCGTCACGGCACTGCGTGCGTCCGGTGCTCTGCCGCTCGGGCGCAGCAACTCACCGGCCTTCTCGTTCCGTTGGTTCTCGACGAACGACCTCCACGGCCGCACGCTCAACCCCTGGGACCACGGGCGGACCCCCGGCGGATCCAGCGGCGGCGCGGCCAGTGGGCTCGCCGCCGGGATGACCCCGCTGGCCCAGGGCAACGACATCGGCGGCTCCATCCGTTTCCCGGCGGCCTGCTGCGGAGTCGTCGGACTGCGCCCGACCGTCGGCCTGGTCTCCGACTGGGCGCCGCCCGCCTATGCCGAAACCCCGGACGGGCTCGTCGAGTTGGACTTCCCGCCCACCGTGCACGCCTGCGCGGTCCAGGGTCCGCTGGCCCGGACGGTGGCCGACGTCCGGCTGGCGCTCGACGCGATGAGCACCCCCGACCTGCGGCACGTCCATGGTCTGCCGGTGCTGCCGCGACGGCCGTCGGCGGCGGGAGGGCCGATGAAGGTCTCCGTCGTACGGGAGATCGGCACCGTGAAGAACCACCCGGCCGTGGACCGGGCCGTGCGCGAGGCCGCGACGCGGCTCGCCGCGGCCGGCTACGAGGTCGAGGAGCTGGACGACATGCCGCTGCTGGCCGAGGCGAGCCGGCTGTGGTCCCTGCTGATCACCGAGGACATCCGGCTGATCCGGCCTGTGGTGGCCCAGTTGGGGGACGCGAGCATCCGCACCGCCCTGGACAACCACTTCGCGGCCGCCGCCGACCTCTGGGGCGAACGCCCGGAACTGGCCACGTACATCAACGGCTGGGCCCGCCGGGCCACGCTCATCACCCGGCTCCAGGAGATGCTCGGCTCGGACCGGCTGCTGCTCACCCCCGTCTGCGCCGAACCGCCCTTCGAGCAGGACGCCGACATCGCGACCCCCGGCCGCGCCCGTGAACTGTTCACCGCGATGTGGCCGATGACCGCCGTCCCCGTCCTCGGCTTCCCCGCCGTGACGGTCCCGGTGAACGTCAGTGAGGGTCTGCCGTTCAGCGCCCAGATCATCGGCGGGCGGTTCGAGGAGCACCGGGTCCTCGACGCGGCCGAGGTGGTCGAGGCGCGGCCGACCGGACTCACCCTGTGGTCCTGA